The Cryomorphaceae bacterium 1068 genome includes a region encoding these proteins:
- a CDS encoding HupE/UreJ family protein, whose protein sequence is MFSTYFELGVRHIADINAYDHMVFLLALIAVYQLIDLKKIVLLVTAFTIGHSITLVLATLDLINVESKYIEFLIPITILITAITNLIQGRSAGKGAMGWKYFLATFFGLIHGMGFSNYLQAILSKQQDLFIPMLGFNLGVELGQLIIVLVILIIGTLSFQVFRFKHRDWILVISGACAGAALILAKDTVFW, encoded by the coding sequence ATGTTCAGCACCTATTTCGAGCTCGGAGTCCGACATATTGCAGATATTAACGCTTACGATCACATGGTGTTTTTACTTGCATTAATAGCAGTTTATCAGTTGATAGATCTTAAGAAAATTGTGTTACTGGTAACGGCGTTTACCATAGGACATAGTATTACTTTGGTCTTAGCCACTTTGGATCTTATTAACGTAGAATCTAAGTATATCGAATTCTTAATTCCAATTACCATTCTGATCACGGCAATTACAAACCTGATTCAAGGAAGAAGTGCCGGCAAGGGAGCGATGGGGTGGAAATATTTCTTGGCGACATTTTTTGGTCTTATCCACGGGATGGGCTTCAGCAATTATCTTCAGGCAATTCTTTCCAAGCAGCAAGATCTATTCATTCCAATGCTCGGTTTCAATTTAGGCGTTGAGTTAGGTCAGTTGATAATAGTCTTGGTCATTCTGATTATCGGAACCTTGAGTTTTCAAGTTTTCAGGTTTAAACATAGAGACTGGATCTTGGTTATATCAGGTGCCTGTGCTGGTGCTGCACTAATACTAGCAAAGGATACTGTCTTTTGGTAA
- a CDS encoding M1 family metallopeptidase, with protein sequence MKYILTTIMVSVACIVFSQGNSNPNKFKQLYDELPTPNVYRTASGAPGHQYWQQRADYDIEVRLDEDNQVLYGEETITYLNNSPDALDYLWIQLDQNRRSLDSDSYKVRQSKLKDQYSLKSFQNLSPWFDGGFKIEYVQDTKGNPLPYAINQTMMRIDLPEPLVPNGGISFKIKWHYNLNDRLKIGGRSGYEYFEEENNSIYTIAQFYPRMAVYSDNEGWQNKQFLGSGEFAVPFGNYDVKITVPADHTVASTGEIQNAKEVLESKHLDRFEKAKTADQPVEIVTQNEAKEIEKGRSKELKIWHFKAENVRDFGWASSRKFIWDAQGVQLNDRTVMAMSYYPNEANPVWGLYSTKAVKHTVETYSKYTFDYPYPVAISVNAASIGMEYPMICFNYGRCEPDGTYTERTKYGVISVIIHEVGHNWFPMIINSDERQWTWMDEGLNTYLQYLTEQEFQRNYPSRRGEPRKIVDYMKGDKTTISPIMTNSESVHQLGNNAYGKPATALNILRETVVGREQFDFAFKTYANRWKFKHPSPADFFRTIEDATAVDLDWFWRGWFFTTDNVDIGIDYVKYATMKSFEPGGEKLGDQALKDSEPESISSMRNLDQIKETYADRDSTLKDFYYDYDENALTEADRVAFDKMTENLSEEEKALFKDDRHYYEISFTNHGGLVMPLIVEFTFASGEKKIEHIPAEIWRKGDQTVTKVFVMDEKATNVVLDPYLQTADVDLNNNSWPAVEVPTRFELYKEKERASRPNPMQSAN encoded by the coding sequence ATGAAATATATACTGACGACCATTATGGTCTCTGTTGCTTGCATTGTTTTTTCGCAAGGAAACTCCAATCCGAACAAGTTCAAGCAATTATACGATGAACTACCAACACCAAATGTCTATCGAACTGCTTCAGGTGCTCCGGGACATCAATATTGGCAACAACGAGCTGACTATGATATAGAAGTGAGACTAGATGAGGACAATCAAGTATTATACGGTGAAGAGACGATCACTTACTTAAACAATTCTCCTGATGCCTTAGATTATTTGTGGATTCAGCTTGACCAAAACAGAAGATCGCTGGACAGCGATAGCTATAAAGTGCGTCAAAGTAAATTGAAAGATCAATACTCCTTAAAAAGCTTTCAGAATCTCTCTCCTTGGTTTGATGGAGGCTTTAAGATCGAGTATGTACAGGATACCAAAGGAAATCCATTGCCGTATGCTATCAATCAGACGATGATGCGGATTGACCTCCCTGAGCCGCTCGTACCAAATGGCGGTATTAGCTTTAAAATCAAGTGGCATTACAATCTTAATGATCGACTGAAGATCGGTGGCCGTTCCGGATACGAATATTTTGAAGAAGAGAACAATTCGATTTATACAATTGCCCAGTTTTATCCTAGAATGGCTGTTTATTCGGATAATGAGGGTTGGCAAAACAAACAGTTTCTTGGTAGTGGAGAGTTTGCCGTTCCTTTCGGAAATTATGATGTAAAAATCACCGTTCCTGCTGACCATACCGTTGCATCTACAGGAGAAATTCAAAATGCCAAGGAAGTCTTGGAATCGAAACACCTTGATAGATTTGAGAAAGCCAAAACTGCCGATCAGCCTGTTGAGATTGTAACTCAAAACGAAGCAAAGGAAATAGAGAAAGGCCGTTCAAAAGAATTGAAAATATGGCATTTCAAAGCAGAGAATGTGCGCGATTTTGGATGGGCTTCTTCCAGGAAGTTTATATGGGATGCGCAGGGAGTTCAGCTAAATGATCGAACCGTGATGGCAATGAGCTATTATCCGAATGAAGCCAATCCCGTTTGGGGTCTTTATTCAACTAAGGCCGTAAAGCACACTGTTGAGACTTATAGCAAGTACACATTCGATTACCCTTATCCGGTGGCAATTTCAGTTAATGCGGCTAGCATCGGAATGGAATATCCAATGATTTGCTTTAATTACGGAAGGTGTGAGCCTGACGGCACATATACCGAAAGAACCAAATATGGTGTGATCTCAGTTATTATTCATGAAGTCGGTCACAACTGGTTTCCAATGATTATAAATTCTGATGAGCGCCAATGGACTTGGATGGATGAAGGTTTGAATACTTACTTACAGTATCTCACCGAGCAAGAGTTTCAAAGGAATTATCCAAGTAGGAGGGGTGAACCCAGAAAAATTGTTGACTATATGAAAGGCGATAAGACTACTATCAGTCCTATCATGACCAATAGTGAGTCGGTGCACCAATTGGGGAACAATGCCTACGGTAAGCCTGCCACAGCGCTAAATATACTGCGTGAAACGGTAGTAGGGCGCGAGCAGTTTGATTTTGCATTTAAGACTTATGCAAACAGATGGAAATTTAAGCATCCATCTCCGGCTGACTTCTTCCGTACAATTGAAGATGCCACTGCGGTGGATCTCGACTGGTTCTGGCGAGGATGGTTTTTCACCACCGACAACGTAGACATCGGAATCGATTATGTGAAGTACGCTACAATGAAAAGCTTCGAGCCGGGTGGAGAGAAACTAGGAGATCAGGCATTGAAAGATAGTGAGCCCGAAAGCATATCAAGTATGCGTAATCTTGATCAGATCAAAGAAACGTATGCTGATAGAGACTCCACGCTGAAAGATTTTTACTACGACTACGATGAAAATGCCTTAACGGAAGCAGATCGCGTGGCATTCGATAAAATGACGGAAAATCTTTCTGAAGAAGAAAAAGCCCTCTTTAAGGATGATCGTCATTATTATGAAATATCATTTACAAATCATGGAGGACTTGTGATGCCCTTGATTGTTGAGTTTACTTTCGCAAGCGGAGAAAAGAAAATTGAGCACATCCCTGCTGAGATCTGGAGGAAGGGTGACCAAACGGTGACCAAGGTATTTGTCATGGATGAGAAAGCCACCAATGTGGTTCTTGATCCTTATTTGCAGACTGCCGACGTAGATTTGAATAATAATTCTTGGCCGGCGGTAGAAGTACCAACGAGGTTTGAACTCTACAAAGAGAAGGAGAGGGCGTCGAGGCCTAATCCGATGCAGAGTGCAAATTGA
- a CDS encoding glyceraldehyde-3-phosphate dehydrogenase, whose amino-acid sequence MSTDLLSAGRATYNEELDSWISKKKATVKLINAVGNLLYDNSVELVLFRNHLVDTSVSEVLLLHKYAADVVGKPISVHETTAVAEALVKMDLAPSKIDVGLLTAEWMEVKNDYDSIESFLSSKLEGFTSFDESGRGPRDVVLYGFGRIGRLAARELIQQFGKGQQLRLKAIVTRKVTDEEIIKRADLLRLDSVHGPFSGTVVPDLKRQAIIINGQIVKMIQAPGPDQVNYEDYGISDAIVLDNTGAFRDRDALSLHLKSKGIAKVILTAPGKGIPNIVYGINHQTLDLDHENIYSAASCTTNAISTVLSVIQKEYGIDKGHIETVHAYTNDQNLLDNFHKKERRGRSAALNMVITETGAGAAVTKVIPELKDKLTANAVRVPVPNGSLAIMNLSLHKETSVEEVNALVKKAALKGDLVNQIHYSIEPELVSSDIVGDTCCSVYDSRATLVHPDKKNVVLYVWYDNEYGYTKQVIRLAKYVAKVRRKHYY is encoded by the coding sequence ATGTCCACTGACCTATTGAGTGCAGGGAGAGCTACCTATAATGAGGAGCTCGATTCCTGGATCAGTAAAAAAAAGGCTACGGTCAAATTGATCAATGCCGTTGGTAACTTGCTCTACGATAATTCCGTGGAGCTTGTTCTTTTTAGAAACCACCTGGTAGACACCAGCGTGAGTGAAGTATTGCTACTTCATAAATATGCCGCAGACGTGGTAGGAAAACCAATTTCCGTTCACGAGACTACTGCAGTAGCCGAGGCCCTTGTAAAAATGGACTTGGCTCCATCAAAAATCGACGTGGGATTACTCACAGCCGAATGGATGGAAGTAAAGAACGACTACGACTCGATCGAATCGTTTCTCAGCTCTAAGCTTGAAGGGTTCACTTCTTTCGACGAGTCTGGGAGAGGTCCTCGAGATGTCGTATTGTACGGTTTTGGCCGTATTGGCCGCTTGGCAGCCCGAGAGTTGATCCAACAATTCGGTAAAGGCCAGCAATTGCGCTTGAAGGCAATCGTTACCCGAAAGGTAACGGACGAAGAAATTATCAAAAGAGCCGATTTGCTTCGATTGGATTCCGTTCATGGCCCATTCTCAGGCACGGTTGTTCCCGACCTTAAAAGACAAGCTATTATCATTAACGGTCAAATCGTTAAGATGATTCAAGCTCCCGGGCCTGATCAAGTAAACTATGAGGATTACGGTATTTCTGACGCTATTGTCTTGGACAATACAGGAGCTTTCCGTGATCGTGATGCTCTGTCCTTGCACTTAAAGAGTAAAGGAATTGCCAAGGTTATCTTAACCGCACCTGGTAAAGGGATTCCGAATATTGTTTACGGTATCAATCACCAAACACTGGATTTGGATCACGAGAACATCTATTCTGCTGCATCTTGTACGACAAATGCAATTAGTACGGTGCTAAGCGTGATCCAGAAAGAGTACGGAATTGACAAAGGTCACATCGAAACGGTTCATGCTTACACAAACGATCAAAACCTTCTTGACAACTTCCACAAGAAAGAAAGAAGAGGCCGATCTGCAGCTCTGAATATGGTGATTACGGAAACAGGAGCAGGTGCTGCCGTAACGAAGGTCATTCCCGAGTTGAAAGATAAGCTTACCGCAAATGCCGTTCGAGTTCCGGTTCCAAACGGTTCTTTGGCCATAATGAACCTTTCTCTTCACAAGGAAACCTCCGTAGAGGAAGTAAACGCTTTGGTCAAAAAGGCCGCCTTAAAAGGAGACCTGGTAAACCAAATCCATTACAGTATTGAACCTGAATTGGTATCCAGTGATATCGTAGGAGATACTTGCTGCTCGGTATATGACAGCAGAGCTACTCTAGTGCATCCCGACAAAAAGAACGTGGTTCTTTATGTTTGGTATGACAATGAATACGGATATACAAAACAGGTGATTCGCTTGGCCAAGTATGTGGCGAAGGTGAGAAGGAAGCACTATTACTAG
- a CDS encoding sigma-70 family RNA polymerase sigma factor, translating to MRQLKITKSITNRESQSLDKYLQEIGREDLITAEEEVELAQRIKKGDQLALEKLTRANLRFVVSVSKQYQNQGLSLPDLINEGNLGLIKAAQRFDETRGFKFISYAVWWIRQSILQALAEQSRIVRLPLNQVGSLNKINKMFAKLEQEYDRPPTVEEIATALDIPAEKVADSLKVSGRHVSVDAPFTEDDSSSLLDVMVNSDSPTADFGLLNESLVQEIERSLSTLTEKEREVIRLFYGIGMKHGLTLEEIGDRFGLTRERVRQIKEKAIRRLRHSSRSKHLKAYLG from the coding sequence ATGAGACAGCTTAAAATCACCAAAAGCATAACGAATCGCGAGAGTCAATCACTGGATAAGTACCTTCAGGAAATTGGACGTGAAGACCTCATTACAGCTGAGGAAGAAGTAGAGCTCGCGCAGAGAATCAAAAAAGGTGATCAGCTTGCATTAGAGAAGCTCACACGCGCAAACTTACGTTTTGTGGTGTCAGTATCTAAGCAATATCAGAACCAAGGGCTTTCACTTCCTGATTTGATCAACGAAGGAAATCTTGGACTGATCAAAGCAGCCCAGCGATTTGACGAAACTAGAGGATTTAAATTCATTTCATACGCCGTATGGTGGATTCGACAGTCGATTCTGCAAGCACTAGCTGAACAATCTCGTATTGTTCGTCTGCCACTGAATCAAGTGGGAAGTTTGAACAAAATCAACAAGATGTTCGCCAAGCTGGAGCAAGAATACGACAGACCTCCAACGGTCGAAGAAATCGCTACGGCCCTTGACATTCCTGCAGAGAAAGTTGCCGACTCGCTTAAAGTGAGTGGTAGACACGTGTCTGTTGATGCACCGTTTACAGAGGATGACAGCTCTTCGTTGCTCGACGTAATGGTAAACAGCGACTCTCCTACTGCTGATTTTGGTCTACTGAATGAATCATTGGTTCAAGAAATAGAGCGATCACTTTCTACTCTGACTGAAAAAGAAAGAGAAGTGATTCGCCTGTTCTATGGAATCGGAATGAAGCATGGATTGACTTTAGAGGAGATTGGTGACCGATTTGGCTTGACACGAGAACGTGTGAGACAAATCAAGGAAAAAGCGATCAGAAGACTACGTCACTCTTCTAGAAGTAAGCACTTGAAGGCTTACTTGGGATAA
- a CDS encoding Do family serine endopeptidase, producing MKQLIKTAVVALFGGFVALGTYVTFFEGGNLPNQVEPKTEFKLTNYTSSPSMPLESIDFVEASNRSLDAVVHVKTVSVAQQYYNPWSRYFGGDPYSSKQQRSSGSGVIISDDGFIVTNNHVIENAETIEITTNDNRTFEATLVGRDPGTDIALLKIKADGMPSITLGDSDALQIGEWVLAVGNPFNLTSTVTAGIVSAKARNINILDYDPNSETFPLESFIQTDAAVNPGNSGGALVNGRGELIGINTAIASRTGSYSGYSFAVPVSIVKKVTADLLEFGKVQRAYIGVSISNIDPELMMNQGLEVSEGAYVRGLLEGGAAEQAGISEGDIIVSVEDFPVKSVTELQEQVGKYRPGDRISVSILRENQKRSLEVLLRDRYGKTELKKRTEEELNMIFGAKFEELSSEEKSSLKVVNGVRITDIEEGKFRKAGVEKGFVITHIDKQPVDSPEDVKRILHSKSGGVLVEGFHQNGMPDYYGFGI from the coding sequence ATGAAACAATTGATCAAAACAGCAGTAGTAGCATTGTTCGGAGGTTTCGTGGCACTCGGAACCTACGTTACTTTTTTTGAGGGTGGTAATCTGCCCAACCAAGTTGAACCAAAGACAGAGTTCAAACTCACCAACTACACATCTTCCCCTTCCATGCCTTTAGAAAGCATCGACTTTGTGGAAGCGTCTAACAGATCATTAGACGCTGTAGTTCACGTGAAAACTGTCTCTGTAGCTCAACAATACTATAATCCATGGAGCCGCTATTTTGGTGGCGATCCATATTCTTCAAAACAACAAAGATCTTCAGGGTCGGGCGTGATTATAAGTGATGACGGATTTATCGTTACAAATAATCACGTGATTGAAAATGCCGAAACAATTGAAATTACCACAAATGACAACCGCACCTTTGAGGCTACCTTAGTGGGCCGAGATCCGGGGACGGATATAGCCCTTCTCAAAATCAAAGCTGACGGAATGCCCTCAATCACTCTTGGAGATAGCGATGCATTGCAAATCGGCGAATGGGTGCTGGCAGTTGGAAATCCTTTCAATTTAACCTCAACGGTAACTGCAGGAATCGTAAGTGCTAAAGCAAGGAACATCAACATATTGGATTATGACCCCAACTCAGAGACTTTCCCACTCGAATCTTTTATTCAAACTGATGCCGCTGTAAACCCCGGTAATAGTGGAGGAGCTCTGGTTAATGGTCGTGGAGAGTTGATTGGAATTAACACAGCTATCGCTTCAAGAACTGGATCTTACAGTGGGTATAGCTTCGCTGTTCCTGTGAGCATCGTTAAAAAGGTAACAGCAGATCTCCTGGAGTTTGGTAAGGTGCAGCGTGCATACATTGGAGTAAGCATTAGCAACATTGATCCTGAACTAATGATGAATCAAGGGCTTGAGGTAAGCGAAGGTGCTTATGTGAGAGGTCTTCTAGAAGGTGGAGCCGCTGAGCAAGCGGGTATTTCGGAAGGAGACATCATTGTCTCAGTAGAGGACTTTCCGGTTAAGAGTGTGACAGAGCTTCAAGAACAAGTTGGAAAATACCGACCTGGAGATAGAATATCAGTGAGCATACTTCGCGAAAATCAGAAGCGTTCTTTAGAAGTTTTATTGCGCGATCGCTACGGAAAAACTGAACTCAAGAAACGTACTGAGGAAGAACTCAATATGATCTTTGGAGCCAAATTTGAGGAACTTAGTTCAGAAGAAAAATCATCACTCAAAGTTGTAAATGGTGTCAGAATAACGGATATTGAGGAAGGAAAATTCAGGAAAGCGGGTGTTGAAAAAGGATTTGTCATCACACATATTGACAAACAGCCCGTTGACAGTCCTGAAGACGTAAAACGCATCCTTCACTCAAAAAGTGGCGGGGTTTTGGTGGAAGGGTTTCATCAAAACGGGATGCCTGACTATTATGGCTTTGGTATTTAA
- the dapF gene encoding diaminopimelate epimerase yields the protein MQLTATFVSPDMTIPFVKYSGTGNDFIVVDDRCRNFPEHDTKLIQAMCDRHFGIGSDGLMLLREHDEFDFEMIFFNPDATQSLCGNGSRCSVHFAKELGLASESGTFITTDGVHEYSIPRNDEVEISMHGVGSVQIVKGMDFLNTGSPHLLISKENLDSIDLMKEGRQWRYDDSFADTGGTNVNFIQEIDADTVRVRTYERGVESETLSCGTGVTAVALAKKKNQNGKHQVIVNTEGGVLRVTFVRNENGFSDIMLSGPVLKIFEGVYHVGK from the coding sequence TTGCAATTAACTGCTACTTTTGTCAGTCCAGATATGACCATTCCTTTTGTAAAGTACAGTGGAACAGGAAACGACTTTATCGTAGTAGATGATCGATGCCGCAATTTTCCTGAACATGATACCAAGCTCATACAAGCTATGTGCGATCGCCATTTTGGTATAGGTTCGGATGGGTTGATGCTATTGCGGGAGCATGATGAATTCGACTTCGAAATGATCTTTTTTAATCCCGATGCAACTCAAAGCTTATGTGGAAATGGCAGTAGATGCTCAGTTCACTTTGCAAAGGAACTGGGACTGGCATCCGAATCGGGAACTTTTATTACAACTGACGGGGTACACGAATACTCTATTCCCCGGAATGACGAAGTAGAGATTAGTATGCATGGCGTAGGATCGGTTCAAATTGTGAAAGGGATGGATTTCTTGAATACGGGTTCTCCGCATCTTCTCATCAGCAAAGAGAACCTTGATTCAATCGATTTAATGAAAGAAGGCAGACAGTGGAGATACGACGATAGCTTCGCTGACACAGGAGGAACGAATGTGAATTTCATTCAGGAAATTGATGCTGATACAGTTCGTGTTCGCACCTATGAAAGAGGTGTAGAATCGGAAACCCTGAGCTGCGGAACAGGCGTAACAGCCGTGGCATTGGCAAAAAAGAAGAATCAAAACGGAAAACATCAGGTTATAGTGAATACTGAGGGGGGAGTTCTACGCGTTACGTTTGTTCGAAATGAAAATGGATTTTCAGACATCATGCTGAGCGGCCCTGTACTTAAAATCTTTGAAGGAGTTTACCATGTTGGAAAATGA
- a CDS encoding GNAT family protein, which yields MKEFTMLENERIRLRALEITDVDKLFIWENNRANWRVSQTVTPYSRHILIDYVNSISDVFTDKQLRLIIEQKDSDLPIGTVDVFDCDFKNKRAGIGILVAEPEKRGKGFASEVMEIILPYCFQTLSMHQVYCSILTDNTESIKLFKKYGFEEVGVKKDWTFYQGKFYDEILMQKFRSNG from the coding sequence TTGAAGGAGTTTACCATGTTGGAAAATGAGCGAATAAGGCTGCGTGCCCTCGAAATTACCGATGTGGATAAGCTCTTCATTTGGGAAAACAACCGTGCAAACTGGAGAGTTTCTCAGACTGTCACACCTTATTCACGGCATATTCTGATTGATTACGTGAATTCAATATCAGACGTTTTCACCGATAAGCAACTCAGGCTGATCATTGAACAGAAAGACTCTGATCTACCTATTGGGACAGTAGATGTTTTCGATTGTGATTTTAAAAACAAACGTGCCGGTATCGGAATCTTGGTAGCTGAACCAGAGAAAAGGGGAAAGGGTTTCGCTTCGGAAGTGATGGAAATCATCTTGCCATATTGTTTTCAAACCCTCTCGATGCATCAGGTTTACTGCAGTATTCTGACCGACAATACTGAAAGCATAAAACTTTTCAAGAAATATGGGTTTGAAGAAGTGGGAGTAAAGAAGGATTGGACTTTTTACCAGGGGAAATTCTACGATGAAATATTGATGCAGAAATTCAGAAGCAATGGCTAA
- the mltG gene encoding endolytic transglycosylase MltG, producing MAKKIIFALALLCLLAGAIIGYYSYRMLYGPALDLENQSTVFYIKSGSNEQDVLKSLTEVAGLRHPDFAKTLMQKKNYQGNLVVSGKYTLIADMGLNELIDHLRAGNGEEEVLVTFNAARTLSELAGRVAVNIEADSADVAQKLSDPEVARKYGFNSATFISMFFPDTYQMEWDTDADEFVERMAEEYKRFWTAERVQKARSYGLSQSEVSTLASIVQAEQQVHPDERKVIAGLYLNRLKKGMRLQSDPTVVYAVGDFSINRVLTKHLSTPSPYNTYMNAGLPPGPINLPSKQSIDAVLNADQNKYIFMCAKADFSGYHAFATNLNEHNRNARAFQRALNERKIYK from the coding sequence ATGGCTAAGAAGATCATATTTGCCTTAGCTCTCCTATGCTTATTGGCAGGTGCTATTATTGGCTATTATTCTTATAGAATGCTCTACGGCCCTGCGTTGGATTTAGAAAACCAGAGTACCGTCTTTTATATCAAGAGTGGTTCGAATGAGCAAGATGTCTTGAAATCTCTAACAGAGGTTGCAGGCCTCCGCCATCCTGATTTTGCCAAGACTTTGATGCAAAAGAAGAATTACCAAGGAAATCTGGTGGTTTCGGGCAAATACACTCTAATTGCCGACATGGGGCTCAATGAATTGATCGATCATCTCAGGGCCGGAAATGGAGAGGAAGAAGTTCTGGTAACTTTCAATGCAGCCAGGACTCTTTCAGAACTGGCAGGTCGCGTGGCTGTAAATATCGAAGCTGATTCGGCTGATGTAGCCCAAAAATTGTCAGACCCTGAGGTGGCGCGGAAGTACGGCTTCAATTCTGCGACTTTTATCAGCATGTTTTTTCCTGATACTTATCAAATGGAGTGGGATACCGATGCCGACGAATTTGTTGAGCGAATGGCAGAAGAATACAAGCGGTTTTGGACGGCAGAACGAGTTCAAAAAGCCAGAAGCTATGGCCTTTCACAGAGTGAAGTCAGCACGCTGGCAAGCATAGTTCAAGCAGAACAGCAAGTGCATCCCGATGAAAGAAAAGTGATAGCAGGATTGTATTTGAATCGATTGAAAAAGGGGATGCGTCTCCAGAGTGATCCAACCGTGGTTTATGCCGTTGGCGATTTTTCAATTAATCGAGTTTTGACAAAGCATCTTTCTACCCCAAGTCCTTACAATACCTATATGAATGCAGGACTGCCTCCCGGACCTATAAATCTACCATCGAAACAATCCATCGACGCGGTACTGAACGCAGATCAGAACAAATACATCTTCATGTGTGCAAAGGCGGACTTCTCAGGTTACCACGCTTTTGCTACCAATCTGAACGAGCATAACAGAAATGCCAGGGCTTTCCAAAGGGCTCTGAACGAAAGGAAGATTTACAAATGA